The following are encoded in a window of Solibacillus sp. FSL R7-0668 genomic DNA:
- the flgM gene encoding flagellar biosynthesis anti-sigma factor FlgM: MKINPIGLQAINSYKKQARTDKMNNVQKSFADHIEISSKAKEMQATNTYAAERAERLQKIKADIDSGEYKVDAKQVAQDMLKYYRR; this comes from the coding sequence ATGAAAATCAATCCAATTGGTTTACAGGCGATTAATTCATACAAAAAGCAAGCACGCACAGATAAAATGAATAATGTGCAAAAATCATTCGCCGATCATATCGAAATTTCATCAAAGGCGAAAGAAATGCAAGCAACGAACACGTATGCAGCAGAACGTGCAGAACGCCTACAAAAAATAAAAGCCGATATCGATTCAGGCGAATATAAAGTAGATGCCAAGCAAGTCGCACAGGATATGCTAAAATACTACCGTCGCTAA
- the flgL gene encoding flagellar hook-associated protein FlgL produces the protein MAIGTRVTQSMLSTNMLRNLNSSYSKMSKLQDQITSGKKITRASDDPVIAVKGMGYRTQLGKVEQFIRNTGEVNSWYDTTDMSLGQAGDALNRVKELVVQAANDTNTADDRAKIKAEIDQIREQLRDLGNTKVAGKSIFTGTNTEKMLYTDVQHYDPKSIQKHYDSLASAPPVGAISAQEDFLNKITPSATNTQENIASYLGNITTPSPITMISDRVLNTEFVDGEGKPVNPIKDLQTMDLTISTTVASAPNAPTAVKGETVTTTTLPNGQKQTITTSVGDTETTTTTVLSQAVGTGSNKETAAIKAGTEPVKIEVFDGVQLTANFPGADIFGRLDVLMGKVSEALDPANNPNHETIQKMLGGIVDTTGKDKDDDLSIIQGSLLTARAEIGARQNRLELIEHRLDQHEINVTKQMSENEDTDYALAITQMATSESIHQAALSVGAKIIQQTLVDFIR, from the coding sequence ATGGCAATAGGAACACGCGTCACACAATCGATGTTGTCGACGAATATGCTTCGAAACTTAAATAGCAGCTATTCAAAAATGTCTAAGTTACAGGATCAGATTACATCAGGCAAAAAAATTACAAGGGCATCGGATGATCCAGTCATTGCAGTAAAGGGCATGGGCTACCGTACACAGCTTGGTAAGGTAGAACAATTCATCCGCAATACTGGGGAAGTCAATTCATGGTACGACACAACAGATATGTCACTTGGACAGGCGGGGGATGCATTAAATCGTGTTAAGGAGCTTGTTGTACAGGCGGCCAATGATACAAACACAGCAGATGACCGTGCGAAAATTAAAGCAGAGATTGACCAAATCCGCGAACAGCTACGTGATTTAGGGAATACGAAGGTAGCTGGAAAGTCGATTTTTACAGGTACTAATACGGAGAAGATGCTCTACACCGATGTGCAGCACTATGATCCAAAGTCGATTCAGAAACATTATGATAGCTTGGCTAGTGCACCTCCAGTAGGCGCGATTTCGGCACAAGAGGACTTTTTAAATAAAATCACTCCATCGGCGACGAATACTCAAGAAAATATTGCTAGTTATTTAGGGAACATCACTACGCCAAGTCCGATAACTATGATTTCTGACCGTGTATTAAATACGGAATTTGTGGATGGGGAAGGAAAACCGGTCAATCCGATAAAAGATTTACAAACAATGGATTTAACGATTTCTACAACTGTTGCGAGTGCGCCAAATGCACCGACAGCTGTTAAAGGTGAAACGGTTACGACAACTACTTTACCAAATGGACAAAAGCAAACAATTACTACCTCTGTAGGGGACACAGAAACAACGACGACAACTGTTCTGTCTCAAGCAGTAGGAACAGGCTCTAATAAAGAAACAGCAGCCATCAAAGCGGGTACAGAGCCGGTAAAAATTGAAGTATTTGACGGAGTACAATTAACAGCTAACTTCCCAGGTGCTGATATTTTCGGACGTTTGGATGTATTGATGGGGAAAGTATCAGAAGCGTTAGATCCTGCTAACAACCCAAACCACGAAACAATTCAAAAAATGTTGGGTGGCATTGTTGATACAACGGGTAAAGACAAGGACGATGATTTATCCATTATCCAGGGGAGCTTACTAACTGCACGTGCAGAAATTGGCGCGCGTCAAAATCGTCTTGAATTAATCGAACATCGATTAGATCAACACGAAATAAATGTTACGAAGCAAATGTCTGAAAATGAGGATACAGATTATGCATTAGCTATTACACAAATGGCAACATCTGAATCTATCCACCAAGCGGCATTGTCTGTTGGGGCTAAAATTATCCAACAGACACTAGTAGATTTTATCCGATAA
- a CDS encoding flagellin N-terminal helical domain-containing protein yields the protein MRIQHNISALNTHRNLAFNNGQTSKALEKLSSGYKINRAGDDAAGLAISEKMRGQIRGLDMASKNAQDGISLIQTAEGALNETQSILQRMRELAVQAGNDTNTTDDRGQIQKEIDQLTSEINRIGNTTEFNTKKLINGELSDSYSTSDATVKTVTAAKPGSEIKVGQEPASWTTDKDIKFDINFEPTTVGTASVSWSAATATGFNIEKTSTGFKLNASVTVGADTVKIDSAALAYDADKKEYSFNGKGVSFKFSEAEAAKWTTGNKLTIDLTKATFASNKVTLNADPQVQTFSVNGAFGTASTASKIENFKVASSGATLEGLGKAKIDYSGGKLTVEFLEAGSAGKSLGKVEVNALTAGGTYNFNQNGISFDFKVPAAGAVAASGVFNFETTTKDVTVPPADAKDQSVKFQIGANENQAMTVSIGDMRAKALGIVGSGEGFQKDKTVTDGTNATAVESSLNLSTHETAAKAITTIDSAINKVSTQRAALGAVQNRLEHTINNLGASSENLTAAESRIRDTDMAKEMMNFTKNNILTQAAQSMLAQANQQPQGVLQLLG from the coding sequence ATGAGAATTCAACACAATATTTCTGCGTTAAACACGCACCGTAACCTTGCCTTCAACAACGGGCAAACTTCAAAAGCTTTAGAAAAATTATCTTCAGGGTACAAAATCAACCGTGCTGGCGATGACGCTGCTGGTTTAGCAATCTCTGAAAAAATGCGCGGACAAATCCGTGGTCTTGACATGGCGTCTAAAAACGCTCAAGACGGGATTTCTTTAATCCAAACAGCAGAAGGTGCATTAAACGAAACACAATCAATTTTACAACGTATGCGTGAATTAGCTGTACAAGCTGGTAACGATACAAACACAACTGATGACCGTGGTCAAATCCAAAAAGAAATCGATCAGTTAACTTCTGAAATTAACCGTATCGGTAACACAACTGAGTTCAACACGAAAAAATTAATCAACGGTGAGCTTTCTGATTCTTACTCAACTTCTGATGCTACTGTAAAAACTGTAACAGCTGCTAAACCGGGCTCTGAAATTAAAGTTGGTCAAGAACCAGCATCATGGACTACAGATAAAGATATTAAATTTGATATTAACTTCGAGCCAACAACAGTAGGAACTGCTTCAGTAAGTTGGTCAGCTGCAACAGCAACAGGATTTAACATTGAAAAAACATCTACTGGTTTCAAATTAAATGCTTCAGTTACTGTTGGTGCAGACACTGTTAAAATCGATTCTGCAGCATTAGCATATGATGCAGATAAGAAAGAGTATTCTTTCAACGGTAAAGGTGTAAGCTTCAAATTCTCAGAGGCAGAAGCAGCAAAATGGACAACTGGTAACAAGTTAACGATTGATTTAACAAAAGCAACATTTGCTTCTAACAAAGTTACATTGAATGCAGATCCACAAGTACAAACATTTAGTGTTAACGGGGCATTTGGTACTGCATCAACGGCTTCTAAAATTGAAAACTTTAAAGTAGCGTCTTCAGGTGCAACATTAGAAGGTTTAGGTAAGGCTAAAATTGACTATTCTGGTGGTAAATTAACAGTAGAATTTTTAGAGGCTGGATCAGCTGGTAAATCTTTGGGTAAAGTAGAAGTAAATGCGTTAACAGCTGGTGGAACTTATAACTTCAATCAAAATGGTATTTCATTCGACTTTAAGGTACCGGCAGCGGGAGCAGTTGCTGCAAGTGGCGTATTTAATTTTGAAACAACAACAAAAGACGTTACAGTACCACCTGCAGATGCAAAAGACCAATCAGTTAAATTCCAAATTGGTGCTAACGAAAACCAAGCAATGACTGTATCTATCGGTGATATGCGTGCGAAAGCTTTAGGTATCGTAGGTTCTGGTGAAGGCTTCCAAAAAGACAAAACTGTAACTGATGGTACAAATGCTACAGCGGTTGAAAGTTCATTAAATTTATCAACTCATGAAACTGCAGCGAAAGCAATTACTACAATTGATTCTGCTATCAATAAAGTATCTACTCAACGTGCGGCATTAGGTGCGGTTCAAAACCGTTTAGAGCACACTATTAATAACTTAGGTGCTTCTTCAGAAAACTTAACAGCTGCTGAATCTCGTATCCGTGATACAGATATGGCAAAAGAGATGATGAACTTCACGAAGAACAACATCTTAACGCAAGCTGCTCAATCTATGTTAGCTCAAGCTAACCAACAACCACAAGGTGTATTACAACTTTTAGGTTAA
- a CDS encoding DUF6470 family protein, with protein MNIPQIQISTTDIKMNYTTQPPVQKIKQPHASQTIEQPAATLEINTTRGKLKIDSSQARRDLGQVGPIEATKNAAQQADQTRLEGISRRVREGRQMMQGAGKGQGAGTIKQIAIQNHGPKRPGPYNIKFIPSIGSVKIDYTPGKTDVNIEQQQAKIEHKVNKPTHDYTPGKVSGKMVVRPDVQIDVSV; from the coding sequence TTGAATATCCCACAAATCCAAATTTCAACAACCGATATAAAAATGAACTATACAACACAGCCACCTGTGCAAAAAATCAAGCAGCCTCATGCCTCACAAACAATTGAACAGCCCGCAGCCACTTTAGAAATCAATACGACGCGCGGGAAGTTGAAAATTGACTCGTCACAGGCACGTCGTGATTTAGGGCAGGTTGGTCCGATTGAGGCGACAAAAAACGCTGCACAGCAGGCCGATCAAACACGCTTAGAGGGCATATCTCGCCGGGTACGCGAAGGGCGCCAAATGATGCAGGGCGCAGGAAAAGGACAAGGAGCTGGAACGATTAAGCAAATTGCCATCCAAAATCACGGACCAAAGCGCCCAGGACCTTATAATATTAAGTTCATACCGTCCATTGGCTCTGTAAAGATCGATTACACACCAGGTAAAACCGATGTCAATATTGAGCAGCAGCAGGCAAAAATCGAACATAAGGTGAACAAACCAACGCATGACTATACGCCAGGTAAAGTAAGTGGGAAAATGGTTGTAAGACCCGATGTACAAATCGATGTATCGGTATAA
- a CDS encoding DEAD/DEAH box helicase — translation MCSCDDLITWTGPSYSVKRANPQFTWDGTLTPQQQKAANELTESLQQNRHHLIHAVCGAGKTEILFAAIYKALLQNKRVCVATPRTDVVLELYPRFQQVFQNMTIHALYGGAEPDSQFAQLVLATTHQLYRFEQAFDVMIVDEADAFPYTYDEALQRAVLKAKKPHAPIAFVTATPSSKLLTQQQKEGWGYSFIARRFHGYLLPVPQYHSLWSYKKAFTKNRIPQKLLQWVTKRLEKNEPFLLFFPTIELMECAAPLFQKIEPTIESVHSEDPMRKEKVLQLRNEQRKGLLTTTILERGITIKNVQVAVVGSESPIFTASALIQISGRVGRNPQYPDGEIVFFHHGITLEMDRARKKIQEMNRHE, via the coding sequence ATGTGTAGCTGTGACGACCTCATTACGTGGACGGGTCCAAGCTATTCCGTCAAACGAGCGAACCCGCAGTTTACTTGGGATGGAACGCTCACACCGCAGCAGCAAAAAGCCGCGAATGAATTAACCGAAAGCCTTCAGCAAAATCGCCATCATCTTATTCACGCCGTTTGTGGAGCTGGAAAAACAGAGATCTTATTTGCCGCCATTTACAAAGCACTCCTTCAAAATAAAAGAGTTTGTGTCGCCACGCCTCGAACAGATGTGGTACTTGAACTTTATCCTCGTTTTCAACAAGTATTTCAAAATATGACGATTCATGCGCTATACGGCGGTGCTGAGCCCGATAGCCAGTTTGCGCAGCTCGTATTAGCGACAACTCACCAATTGTATCGCTTTGAACAGGCCTTTGATGTGATGATTGTCGATGAGGCGGATGCGTTTCCATATACCTATGACGAGGCATTGCAGCGCGCAGTATTAAAGGCCAAAAAGCCCCACGCACCAATTGCCTTTGTAACAGCAACACCCTCATCAAAGCTACTTACCCAGCAGCAAAAGGAAGGCTGGGGCTACTCGTTTATCGCACGGAGATTTCACGGATATTTATTACCAGTGCCGCAATATCATTCGCTATGGAGCTATAAAAAAGCATTTACGAAAAATCGAATTCCGCAAAAGCTTCTGCAATGGGTAACGAAGCGCCTCGAAAAAAATGAGCCCTTTCTTCTATTCTTTCCGACAATTGAATTAATGGAATGTGCCGCACCACTATTTCAAAAAATCGAGCCGACAATCGAAAGTGTTCATTCCGAAGACCCGATGCGTAAAGAGAAAGTACTCCAGCTGCGCAACGAACAGCGCAAGGGCCTATTAACAACGACGATTTTGGAGCGAGGCATTACGATTAAAAATGTACAAGTTGCGGTAGTGGGCAGTGAAAGTCCGATTTTTACAGCGAGCGCACTGATCCAAATTAGTGGACGTGTCGGGCGCAATCCGCAGTATCCAGATGGTGAAATTGTCTTTTTTCATCATGGCATCACATTGGAGATGGATCGTGCGCGCAAAAAAATACAGGAGATGAACCGCCATGAATAA
- a CDS encoding TIGR03826 family flagellar region protein, translating into MAELRNCPMCQEFFNYTGLREVCHNCAQKEEDMYQVVYRFLRKRENRAANVDRIVEATGVDRDLLYKWVRKGRLHPATFPSLGYPCDNCGHLTSKGKLCDKCQSDLKADLRTFEAAKEFRDGVLRRDRGTYHADKR; encoded by the coding sequence ATGGCGGAATTACGAAATTGTCCGATGTGCCAAGAATTTTTTAACTACACCGGCTTACGTGAAGTTTGTCATAACTGCGCACAAAAGGAAGAGGATATGTACCAAGTTGTCTATCGTTTTTTACGGAAGCGTGAAAATCGCGCGGCCAATGTAGATCGCATTGTAGAAGCAACAGGTGTAGACCGTGATTTACTATACAAATGGGTGCGCAAGGGTAGATTACATCCAGCGACATTCCCAAGCTTAGGGTATCCATGTGATAACTGTGGGCATTTAACGTCAAAGGGGAAGCTATGTGATAAATGCCAAAGTGATTTAAAGGCAGATTTACGCACGTTTGAAGCGGCGAAAGAGTTCCGTGATGGTGTATTGCGCAGAGATCGTGGTACGTATCACGCAGATAAACGATAA
- a CDS encoding flagellar protein FlgN, producing MSIATIVATLEKLEKMHKSLFELALAKTEHIKQGDMEKLDQLIKNEQAHVAAIDKLEQQRQVMVTDYLRAKGIAFTDTPSVAEVIEVAQASEPTETLVAVRERLVELLGKLKSQNDLNQKMVLNSLQFINITLDAMRPQPRSEQFNYSGAEVRGQSEIARRSFNEFKA from the coding sequence ATGTCCATTGCCACAATCGTTGCAACGCTAGAAAAGCTTGAAAAAATGCATAAAAGCCTATTCGAGCTAGCACTTGCAAAAACCGAGCATATTAAGCAAGGTGATATGGAAAAGCTGGATCAGCTCATTAAAAATGAACAAGCGCATGTAGCAGCTATTGACAAGCTTGAGCAACAGCGTCAAGTGATGGTAACGGATTACCTACGAGCAAAAGGAATTGCTTTCACTGATACACCCTCTGTTGCTGAAGTAATTGAAGTTGCTCAGGCAAGCGAGCCGACAGAAACATTAGTTGCGGTTCGAGAACGCTTAGTAGAGCTTTTAGGGAAATTAAAGTCTCAAAACGATTTAAATCAAAAAATGGTACTAAACTCCTTGCAGTTTATCAACATTACACTCGATGCGATGCGCCCACAGCCACGTAGCGAGCAGTTTAACTACTCTGGTGCAGAAGTGCGCGGTCAATCCGAAATTGCACGCCGCTCATTTAACGAATTTAAAGCCTAA
- the csrA gene encoding carbon storage regulator CsrA, giving the protein MLVLSRKKGESIMIGDQIELKVLSIDGDQVKLGIVAPKTVKVHRSEVFEAIQEQNKQSMQNVSMELFKSFRK; this is encoded by the coding sequence ATGCTCGTATTATCACGTAAAAAGGGCGAATCGATTATGATTGGCGACCAAATCGAGCTAAAGGTGCTGAGCATCGATGGCGATCAGGTAAAGCTAGGCATTGTTGCACCGAAGACTGTAAAGGTACATCGTAGTGAAGTATTTGAAGCCATTCAAGAGCAAAACAAGCAATCGATGCAAAATGTGTCGATGGAGTTGTTTAAGAGTTTTAGGAAATAG
- the flgK gene encoding flagellar hook-associated protein FlgK → MRSTFMGLEASKRGLFTQQSALYTTGHNISNANTLGYTRQRVNFETTPGFPGSGLNSPTTAGHIGTGVQAHSVQRMRDEFVDRQFRQESNKLGYWSSTTKSISQMEDIMAEPSEYGINQAFTDFWKSIQDVSANPEDASPRKVMLAKAEALADSFNYNYKQLQTIQSNIGNEISVSVGQINSILKQIAALNAQIQEVEPNGYMPNDLYDARDSLLDELNEYIPVTTERVPSGGNALAIAEGSLTILFNGKELVNGNTYSELQAIGDGNDVADKHKRINGNDLTVAFTKLQSTEPMTAKEHEELEKSNTPKTFINDFEHANLEANKGKLLSLVNAYGYKNAAGDRDTLGIYPEMLQNLDKLATTFKEAFNKVHQAGYSLNGTNISTHEFFEGTGALDLKVNEDFLKDPSLFAASSGAGEEGNGKWAIELSNLQFLGMNGQAAHSILGKPIDFSNLDLDGATFQNFYKGLTGDLAVKGQEAARLEFNSTTLQIQIDNNRASHNSVSLDEEMTNMITFQQAYNANARMITVIDETLDKIINGMGRVGL, encoded by the coding sequence ATGCGCTCAACATTCATGGGACTTGAAGCAAGTAAACGCGGACTTTTCACACAGCAATCCGCCCTATATACAACAGGTCATAATATTTCAAACGCCAATACATTAGGCTATACTCGCCAACGCGTCAATTTTGAAACAACTCCAGGATTCCCCGGTTCGGGACTGAACTCACCAACAACAGCAGGTCATATCGGTACAGGGGTACAAGCCCATTCTGTACAACGTATGCGTGATGAGTTCGTAGACCGCCAATTCCGTCAAGAGTCGAATAAGTTGGGGTACTGGTCTTCAACGACAAAATCCATCTCACAAATGGAGGATATTATGGCTGAGCCCTCTGAATATGGGATCAACCAGGCATTTACGGATTTTTGGAAGTCAATCCAAGATGTAAGTGCAAATCCTGAGGATGCATCGCCACGTAAAGTAATGCTAGCAAAAGCAGAAGCACTGGCAGATTCATTTAATTATAATTACAAGCAGCTGCAGACAATTCAATCGAATATAGGGAATGAAATCTCAGTTTCTGTGGGTCAAATCAATTCTATCTTAAAACAGATTGCGGCATTAAATGCTCAGATTCAAGAGGTAGAACCAAATGGCTATATGCCAAATGATTTGTATGATGCTCGAGATTCATTATTAGATGAATTAAACGAGTATATTCCCGTAACAACCGAACGAGTGCCGTCAGGAGGAAATGCGCTTGCAATTGCAGAAGGTAGCTTAACGATACTGTTTAATGGTAAAGAATTAGTGAATGGTAATACTTATTCGGAGCTACAAGCAATTGGTGACGGTAATGATGTTGCAGATAAACATAAACGTATTAATGGTAATGATTTAACCGTTGCATTTACCAAACTTCAATCAACGGAGCCAATGACAGCGAAGGAACATGAGGAGTTAGAAAAATCAAATACACCAAAAACGTTTATCAATGATTTTGAACACGCAAATTTAGAAGCAAATAAAGGGAAATTATTGTCACTAGTAAATGCTTATGGCTATAAAAATGCTGCAGGAGATAGAGATACATTAGGTATCTATCCTGAGATGCTTCAAAATTTGGATAAGCTTGCTACGACATTTAAGGAAGCCTTCAATAAGGTGCATCAAGCAGGATACTCACTAAATGGTACGAACATATCAACGCACGAATTCTTTGAAGGTACTGGTGCACTAGATTTAAAGGTAAATGAAGATTTCTTAAAAGATCCATCACTCTTTGCAGCATCTTCGGGAGCAGGCGAGGAAGGGAATGGTAAGTGGGCAATTGAGCTCTCCAATTTACAATTCCTTGGTATGAATGGACAAGCAGCTCACTCAATTTTGGGGAAACCAATTGATTTTTCTAACTTAGATTTAGATGGCGCAACATTCCAAAACTTCTACAAAGGCCTTACAGGAGATTTGGCGGTAAAAGGTCAAGAGGCAGCTCGTCTAGAATTCAACTCTACAACCCTACAAATTCAAATTGATAACAACCGTGCATCTCATAATTCGGTATCTCTAGATGAAGAGATGACAAATATGATTACCTTCCAGCAGGCATACAATGCTAATGCACGTATGATTACAGTAATTGATGAAACATTAGATAAGATTATTAACGGTATGGGCCGAGTAGGACTATAA
- the fliW gene encoding flagellar assembly protein FliW — MKVETKLLGEVEVQESDVVTFEQGLLGLQDLKKYTLLPIEQDLPFLLLQSLDDAEVSFVLAYPYAFKPDYTFEISDEDRELLKIEAEMEVVTYAIVTMNDSWATSTMNLLAPVVINVKEKLAKQIVLQTSEAYSLRHPIGTSEGSGK, encoded by the coding sequence ATGAAAGTAGAGACAAAATTATTAGGCGAAGTGGAAGTACAGGAATCCGATGTTGTGACGTTTGAGCAGGGCTTACTAGGCTTACAGGATTTAAAAAAATACACGCTTTTACCGATTGAGCAGGATTTACCATTTCTGTTATTACAATCACTGGACGATGCAGAGGTGAGCTTTGTATTAGCCTATCCATACGCATTTAAGCCCGATTACACCTTCGAAATTAGCGATGAAGACCGTGAACTCTTAAAAATCGAAGCAGAGATGGAAGTAGTAACCTATGCCATAGTAACAATGAATGATTCCTGGGCGACATCAACAATGAATCTACTAGCACCTGTTGTGATTAATGTGAAAGAAAAGCTAGCGAAGCAAATCGTTCTACAAACGAGTGAAGCCTACTCACTTCGTCATCCGATTGGAACATCGGAAGGAAGTGGCAAGTAA
- a CDS encoding ComF family protein: MNKPITSCLLCERELQGHTSWQELLKKSLPQTICQRCEDQFEKVEQQNEPNVTTLYHYNDAMKDYIHRYKFLHDIVLAHVFNAALHAQLKNEKRLIVPIPMHEQGLKRRSFAQVDELLKAAHIPFQHHLTKQTDEQQSKKTRAQRLQTTQLFRVNNPNAIKHKDILLIDDIYTTGTTLQHAKNALLEAGAHTVTGFALIHS; the protein is encoded by the coding sequence ATGAATAAGCCGATTACAAGCTGCTTATTGTGTGAGCGCGAATTGCAGGGACATACCAGTTGGCAAGAGCTATTAAAAAAATCACTCCCCCAAACAATTTGCCAACGCTGCGAGGATCAATTCGAAAAAGTCGAGCAGCAAAATGAACCAAATGTCACGACACTCTATCATTATAATGACGCGATGAAGGACTATATCCACCGCTACAAATTTCTACATGATATTGTATTGGCACATGTTTTTAATGCCGCCCTTCACGCACAGCTAAAAAATGAAAAACGCCTCATTGTCCCCATTCCCATGCATGAACAAGGCTTAAAACGCCGCAGCTTTGCGCAAGTAGACGAGCTGTTAAAAGCAGCACATATCCCATTTCAGCATCATCTGACAAAACAAACTGACGAGCAGCAATCCAAAAAGACGAGAGCACAGCGTTTACAAACGACACAGCTATTTCGCGTGAACAATCCAAATGCAATAAAGCATAAAGATATTTTATTAATAGACGATATCTATACTACAGGCACAACCTTGCAGCATGCGAAAAACGCGTTGCTAGAGGCAGGAGCGCATACTGTAACTGGCTTTGCATTGATTCACAGTTGA